The following nucleotide sequence is from Kineobactrum salinum.
ACATTGTGATTAGCTCCACCGCCAGCCAGCTGCCCATTCTCGGCAAGGGCGCGGTGGAGCGGGCGATCAAGGCGCGCAAACACCGTCCCATCCTGATGGTGGACATAGCCGTGCCGCGCGATATCGAGCCCCAGGTGGGTGAGCTGCCGGACATCTACCTGTACACGGTGGATGACCTGCGCGAGATTGTAGAGCAGAACCTGCGCAGCCGGCAGAGTGAGGCACGCAAGGCGGATCTGTTGATCGAGGAGGGTGTCAGCCAGTATCTGGAAGAGGTGCGCACGCTGGCGGCGGTGGACTCCGTGCGCCAGTACCGGCACATGGCCGAGACGATCCGTGAGCAGGAGTTGCAGCGCGCACTGCGGGCGCTGGCCCGCGGGGAGGATCCCCAGCAGATCGCAGCGCAGCTGGCGCGCGGTATTACCAACAAGCTGATCCACGCGCCCACTGCCGGTCTCAAGCGCGCCAGTGCGGAGGGTCGCCAGGACCTGCTGCACAGCGCCCGCCGGCTGTTGGGACTGGAGTCCACTGTCCGCAGCGGCGCTGCATCCCCGACTACCGCCGCACCGACATCTGCGGACCCAACCACAACGGCGGCTGAGGAAGCACCCCTGCGGCCCGCCGGGCGTACCCTGCAATGAAAGCATCCCTGTTAAGCAAACTCGATACACTGACCGATCGTCACCAGGAGGTATCGGCACTGCTTGGCGATGCGGAAACCATTGCCGACCAGACCCGTTTCCGCGAGCTGTCGCGCGAGTATGCCGAGCTCGAGTCGGTCGTGCAGTGCTACGCCAGATACAGTGCGGTCAAGCGGGATCTCGACGATGCGCGGCAAATGTTGCATGAGAGCGATGCCGAATTGGTGGCGATGGCGGAGGAGGAAATTGCCACTTCCCAGCAGCAACTGGAATTGCTGGAGCTGGAGTTGCAGACCCTGTTGTTGCCCAGGGACCCGCGGGACTCCTGCAACGTGTTTCTGGAAATCCGGGCCGGCACCGGTGGCGACGAGGCGGCGATTTTCTCGGGCGATCTGCTGCGGATGTATTCCCGCTACGCGGAACGGATGGGCTGGAAGATCGAGATACTGTCGGAACGTCACGGCGAGCATGGCGGCTACAAAGAGGTGATCGCCGAGGTGGCTGGCCGCGATGTCTACGCCCACCTCAAGTTCGAATCGGGTGCCCACCGGGTGCAGCGGGTGCCGGAGACCGAATCCCAGGGCCGGATCCACACCTCGGCCTGCACCGTCGCGGTGATCCCGGAGCCCGATGAGCTCGATGTCGTCGAGATCAACAAGGCCGACCTGCGGGTGGATACCTACCGCGCCTCTGGCGCCGGTGGCCAGCATGTCAACAAGACCGACTCGGCAGTGCGCCTCACCCACCTGCCCAGTGGCATTGTGGTCGAGTGTCAGGATGAACGCTCGCAGCACAAAAACCGGGCCCGGGCGATGTCGCTGCTGCAGGCCAAGCTGTTGAGCACCGCCCAGGACAAGCAGGCCGCTGAACAGGCCGAGCAGCGCCGCAACCTGGTGGGCACCGGCGACCGCTCGGATCGCATCCGCACCTACAACTTCCCGCAGGGGCGGCTCACGGATCACCGCATCAACCTGACGCTGTACAAGCTCGATGAAGTGATGCAGGGCGACCTGGGAGCGGTGACCGGTGCCCTGCGCCAGGAGTATCAGGCGGATCAGCTGGCAGCACTGGCGGGCCATTGATGGCGCAGGTGCGGCAGCTACTGGCCGCCGGTGCGGATCTGCCCGGCGAGAGCCCGCGCCGCGATGCCGAAGTCCTGTTGGGCCATGTACTCGGCAAGTCCCGTGCCTGGCTCTACACCTGGCCGGAACAGACCGTGGCGGCGCCGCTTGCCGCGGCCTTCGGTGAATTGCTGACGCGGCGGCGCAGCGGCGTCCCGGTAGCCTACCTGACCGGCAGGCGCGAATTCTGGTCGCTGTCGCTGCAGGTCAGCGAAGCGACCCTGATCCCGCGCCCGGAGACCGAAACCCTGGTGGAATGGGCGCTGCAACTGCCCCTGCCCGCGGAGGCCGCGGTGCTGGATCTGGGCACCGGCAGCGGCGCGCTCGCGATTGCGCTGGCCTGCGAACGCAAAGCCTGGAGGATCACCGCGGTGGATGTCAGCGAGGCCGCGCTGGCGGTGGCCGCGTTCAATGTGTCCCGGCTGTGCCCGGGCCGCGTCAGCCTGCATCACTCGGACTGGTTTGCCGCGGTAGCGCAGCGGAATTTTGACCTGATCGTGAGCAATCCGCCCTATGTGGAGAGCGACAGCGAGTATCTGCGCCGCGGCGATGTCGCCTTCGAGCCGCGCTCCGCACTGGTGGCGGGAAGCACTGGATTGGACGACATCCGGCAGCTGGTCGACCGCGCCCCGCACTTTCTGCGCGACGGCGGTTGGTTGTTGCTGGAGCACGGTCACCGGCAGGCAGGGGCGGTGCGCGAACTGATGCAGGAGGCCGGCTTCCCGTCGCCGCAGACCCGCTGTGACCTGGCCGGGCACGAGCGCGTCACGGGCGCCAGTACTCCATCAAAATCATCATGAAGCAATGGCACTTAATTTAAGCTCGCTCCGGAGGAAGGTCGGCGTTCTGGGAGGGGGCTTTCGAGACCGTATGCGACATGGATGTCGCATCCGAGCCTCCATGGACGGATTCACGGCGTGTCTCGAAAGCCCCCTCCCAGGATGTCGACCGGGCTACGAAGTCCCAAAGCCCTTAAGTAAGTATCATTCCATCATGAAGGAGTACTACCATGTTGACTGACCGCGAACTGGATCGCTACAGCCGCCAGCTGCTGTTGCCAGAGTTCGACATCCGCGGCCAGGAGGCGCTGGCGGCTGCCTCGGTGCTGATCGTCGGGCTGGGCGGGCTGGGCTGTCCGGCCGCGATGTATCTCGCCGCGGCCGGTGTGGGACGGCTGCTGCTCGCCGACGGCGATGTGGTGGAGGCCAGCAACCTGCCGCGCCAGCTTGCCCACCGCGAAGCGCGCCTGGGGGTCAACAAAGCCGCTTCCGCCGCGGTGTCACTGGCGTCGCTGAACAGTGCTACCCAGCTCGAGGTCATTCCCCGGCAACTGGATGACGATACCCTGCCGGCGCTCGTTCGGGAGGTAGACCTGGTGATCGATGCCAGTGATAATTTCGCCGCCCGCTTTGCCGTCAACCGTGCCTGTATCGCCGCAGGGGTACCGCTGGTCTGCGCCGCTGCCATTCGTCTCGAGGGCCAGCTCGCGGTCTTTGACAGCGCCCGCGGCGGCGGCTGCTACCGTTGCCTGTATCCCGGCGGCGGGGACGACAGTGCTCTCAGTTGCAGCACCAGTGGTGTCCTGGGGCCGGTGGTGGGCGTGCTGGGTGCGCTGCAGGCCCTGGAAGCGCTGAAATGCCTGACCGGGCTGGCCGAGCCATTGCGCGATGGTCTGCTGGTGCTGGATCTGCGCAGTCTGGAAACCCGGCGCCTGGCCCTGCCGCGGCGCTCCGACTGCCCTGATTGCGGGAACTGAGCGGTGTCCAGGTCCCGGCGCGTTCGCACAAACTTTTCCGCACTGCCACTGTCTCACGCTGGTGTCACTCATGAGGTTTGCCCATGACCCGAATCGCCGCCCTTTATTACGCCTGGTGCCAGGTGCTGTCCCGACCGCTGCGTCATCTTGACGGGCTTCCCCCGCTGGCGTTGCGGCTGTATCTGGCTCCTGTGTTCTGGATGGCAGGTACGCAAAAAATCGCGGGCATGGACAACACCGTGGAGTGGTTTGGCAATACCGAGTGGGGACTGGGGCTGCCGGCTCCGGCACTGCTTGCCCACCTGGCGGCCTATACCGAAGCGGTAGGCGCGCTGCTGTTGCTGCTGGGACTGGCGACGCGCTGGGTCGCCGTGCCGTTGCTGATCACGATGGTAGTGGCCGCGCTCGCGGTACACTGGGAAAACGGCTGGGCCGCCATTGCCGACTCGGGCGCCCGGGAAATTGCGGTACGCCTGGGCATGGCTAGGGATATCCTGCGCGAGCATGCCAATTACAGCTGGCTCACGGAGCACGGCAACTTCGTCATCCTCAACAATGGCATCGAATTCGCGGCGACCTACGGCGTGATGTTGCTGGCATTGCTGGTCACAGGCGGGGGGCGTTATGTCAGTGTCGACTATTACCTGTCACGGTTGTACTCCAGCCGTTGACACATATTGCCGGCAAAAATGCTAGACTAGCGCGTTTTTCAAGCACAGCAGGAACCGACCTTGATCAAAAGCCTCATCGGCCAGGGGGCGAAGGGCGTCGATAACGCTGCTCCCGGGCCCCAGACCAACGCTGTCAGCGCAGTCAGTGATTCCACCCAGGGCAAGCCGCCGCACGGCCCCGGTCACAGTGAACATGGCCGCGGCAAGCGTTCGCGCCAGCCCGCCCGGTCCGGCGGACAGCCCTGGACCGTGGCCGATTTCCCGGTGGAGCCACAGGAGGGAGAGGTCCGTTTCCATGACCTGGGGCTGCGCGATGAGCTTATGCACGCCATCGCCGATCTCGGCTTTCGCTATTGTTCTCCCATTCAGGGGGCCATTCTGCCGCAAACCCTGCAGGGTCACGATGCCATTGGCAAGGCGCAAACCGGCACCGGCAAAACGGCGGCCTTCCTGATCACCATCTTCAATGATCTGCTGTGCAACCCGGCCGAAGGGGAGCGCTTTCTGGGCGAACCGCGGGCGCTGGTGATCGCGCCCACCCGTGAGCTGGTCATGCAGATCGCCGCGGATGCCGAGGATCTGGCCAAACACACTGAGCTCAAGGTGGCGACGCTGATCGGCGGCATGGACTACCAGAAGCAGCTCAATCGCCTCAACACGGTGGTGGTGGATCTGGTCGTGGCCACGCCCGGCCGCCTGCTGGACTTCATGGGGCGGCGCGATCTATTCCTGGACCGGGTGGAAATCCTGGTGCTGGACGAAGCCGACCGGATGCTGGACATGGGTTTTATTCCCCAGGTCAAGCGCATTGTGCGGGCCACTCCGCCGAAGGAGCACCGCCAGACCCTGCTGTTCTCGGCTACCTTTACCCAGGACATTATCAATCTGTCCCAG
It contains:
- the prfA gene encoding peptide chain release factor 1 gives rise to the protein MKASLLSKLDTLTDRHQEVSALLGDAETIADQTRFRELSREYAELESVVQCYARYSAVKRDLDDARQMLHESDAELVAMAEEEIATSQQQLELLELELQTLLLPRDPRDSCNVFLEIRAGTGGDEAAIFSGDLLRMYSRYAERMGWKIEILSERHGEHGGYKEVIAEVAGRDVYAHLKFESGAHRVQRVPETESQGRIHTSACTVAVIPEPDELDVVEINKADLRVDTYRASGAGGQHVNKTDSAVRLTHLPSGIVVECQDERSQHKNRARAMSLLQAKLLSTAQDKQAAEQAEQRRNLVGTGDRSDRIRTYNFPQGRLTDHRINLTLYKLDEVMQGDLGAVTGALRQEYQADQLAALAGH
- the prmC gene encoding peptide chain release factor N(5)-glutamine methyltransferase, which encodes MAQVRQLLAAGADLPGESPRRDAEVLLGHVLGKSRAWLYTWPEQTVAAPLAAAFGELLTRRRSGVPVAYLTGRREFWSLSLQVSEATLIPRPETETLVEWALQLPLPAEAAVLDLGTGSGALAIALACERKAWRITAVDVSEAALAVAAFNVSRLCPGRVSLHHSDWFAAVAQRNFDLIVSNPPYVESDSEYLRRGDVAFEPRSALVAGSTGLDDIRQLVDRAPHFLRDGGWLLLEHGHRQAGAVRELMQEAGFPSPQTRCDLAGHERVTGASTPSKSS
- a CDS encoding HesA/MoeB/ThiF family protein — translated: MLTDRELDRYSRQLLLPEFDIRGQEALAAASVLIVGLGGLGCPAAMYLAAAGVGRLLLADGDVVEASNLPRQLAHREARLGVNKAASAAVSLASLNSATQLEVIPRQLDDDTLPALVREVDLVIDASDNFAARFAVNRACIAAGVPLVCAAAIRLEGQLAVFDSARGGGCYRCLYPGGGDDSALSCSTSGVLGPVVGVLGALQALEALKCLTGLAEPLRDGLLVLDLRSLETRRLALPRRSDCPDCGN
- a CDS encoding HvfX family Cu-binding RiPP maturation protein: MTRIAALYYAWCQVLSRPLRHLDGLPPLALRLYLAPVFWMAGTQKIAGMDNTVEWFGNTEWGLGLPAPALLAHLAAYTEAVGALLLLLGLATRWVAVPLLITMVVAALAVHWENGWAAIADSGAREIAVRLGMARDILREHANYSWLTEHGNFVILNNGIEFAATYGVMLLALLVTGGGRYVSVDYYLSRLYSSR
- the rhlB gene encoding ATP-dependent RNA helicase RhlB, whose product is MIKSLIGQGAKGVDNAAPGPQTNAVSAVSDSTQGKPPHGPGHSEHGRGKRSRQPARSGGQPWTVADFPVEPQEGEVRFHDLGLRDELMHAIADLGFRYCSPIQGAILPQTLQGHDAIGKAQTGTGKTAAFLITIFNDLLCNPAEGERFLGEPRALVIAPTRELVMQIAADAEDLAKHTELKVATLIGGMDYQKQLNRLNTVVVDLVVATPGRLLDFMGRRDLFLDRVEILVLDEADRMLDMGFIPQVKRIVRATPPKEHRQTLLFSATFTQDIINLSQQWTWEPITVEIEPEHVATDSVDQKVYLVSSEQRYKLLVNLVRSAEASSVIVFANRRDQVRRLHERLRKAGVSCGILSGEIPQAKRSSTLAQFKQGQIKVLVATDVAGRGIHVDGVSHVVNYNLPEDPEDYVHRIGRTGRAGATGISISFASEDDAFLLPDIEALLGERLECTHPPESLLA